A genomic region of Oryza glaberrima chromosome 1, OglaRS2, whole genome shotgun sequence contains the following coding sequences:
- the LOC127773944 gene encoding ABC transporter G family member 36, producing the protein MDAAGEIQKVASMRLGGSMRGDSGSMWRRGDDVFSRSSREEDDEEALRWAALEKLPTYDRVRRAILPLGGDDGAGDGGGKGVVDVHGLGPRERRALLERLVRVADEDNEKFLLKLKDRVDRVGIDMPTIEVRFEHLEAEAEVRVGNSGLPTVLNSITNTLEEAGNALGILPNRKQTMPVLHDVSGIIKPRRMTLLLGPPGSGKTTLLLALAGRLGKDLKASGKVTYNGHGMEEFVPERTAAYISQHDLHIGEMTVRETLAFSARCQGVGSRFDMLTELSRREKAANIKPDADIDAFMKAAAMGGQEANVNTDYILKILGLEICADTMVGDEMLRGISGGQRKRVTTGEMLVGPARALFMDEISTGLDSSTTFQIVNSLRQTVHILGGTAVISLLQPAPETYNLFDDIILLSDGQIVYQGPREDVLEFFKSTGFKCPDRKGVADFLQEVTSKKDQRQYWARHDKPYRFVTVKEFVSAFQSFHTGRAIANELAVPFDKSKSHPAALATTRYGAPGKELLKANIDREILLMKRNSFVYMFRTFQLMVVSLIAMTLFFRTKMKRDSVTSGGIYMGALFFGVLMIMFNGFSELALTVFKLPVFFKQRDLLFYPAWSYTIPSWILKIPITFIEVGGYVFLTYYVIGFDSNVGSFFKQYLLMLAINQMAGSLFRFIGGAARNMIVANVFASFMLLIFMVLGGFILAREQVKKWWIWGYWISPMMYAQNAISVNELMGHSWNKIVNSSASNETLGVQVLKSRGVFPEARWYWIGFGAMIGFTILFNALFTLALTYLRPYGNSRQSVSEEELKEKRANLNGEIVGDVHLSSGSTRRPMGNGTENDSTIVVDDTEVTQRGMVLPFTPLSLSFDNVRYSVDMPQEMKAQGVADDRLELLKGVSGSFRPGVLTALMGVSGAGKTTLMDVLAGRKTGGYIEGSINISGYPKKQETFARVSGYCEQNDIHSPQVTVYESLLFSAWLRLPEDVDSNTRKMFIEEVMELVELKSLRDALVGLPGVNGLSTEQRKRLTIAVELVANPSIIFMDEPTSGLDARAAAIVMRTVRNTVNTGRTVVCTIHQPSIDIFEAFDELFLMKRGGEEIYAGPLGHHSSELIKYFESIPGVSKIKDGYNPATWMLEVTTIGQEQALGVDFSDIYKKSELYQRNKALIKDLSQPAPDSSDLYFPTQYSQSSLTQCMACLWKQNLSYWRNPPYNAVRFFFTTVIALLFGTIFWDLGGKVTKSQDLFNAMGSMYAAVLFIGVMNCTSVQPVVAVERTVFYRERAAGMYSAFPYAFGQVVIEIPYTLVQATVYGIIVYAMIGFEWTAAKFFWYLFFMVFTLLYFTFYGMMAVGLTPNYHIASIVSSAFYAIWNLFSGFVIPRPRVPIWWRWYCWACPVAWTLYGLVVSQFGDIETPMEDGTPVKVFVENYFGFKHSWLGWVATVVAAFAFLFASLFGFAIMKFNFQKR; encoded by the exons atGGACGCGGCGGGGGAGATCCAGAAGGTGGCGAGCATGCGGCTAGGGGGGAGCATGAGGGGGGACAGCGGGTCgatgtggaggagaggggacgaCGTGTTCTCGAGGTCGTcgagggaggaggacgacgaggaggcgctgCGGTGGGCGGCGCTCGAGAAGCTGCCCACCTACGACCGCGTGCGCCGCGCCATCCTGCCgctcggtggcgacgacggcgccggggaCGGAGGAGGGAAGGGCGTCGTGGACGTGCACGGGCTCGGCCCGCGCGAGCGCCGCGCGCTCCTCGAGCGCCTCGTGcgcgtcgccgacgaggacAACGAGAAGTTCCTCCTCAAGCTCAAGGACCGCGTCGACCG GGTGGGGATCGACATGCCGACGATCGAGGTGCGGTTCGAGCAcctggaggcggaggcggaggtccgCGTCGGCAACAGCGGCCTCCCCACCGTCCTCAACTCCATCACCAACACCCTCGAGGAAGCCGGCAACGCGCTCGGCATTCTGCCCAACCGGAAGCAGACCATGCCCGTCCTCCACGACGTCAGCGGCATCATCAAGCCCCGCAG GATGACTCTGCTGTTAGGCCCACCGGGGTCAGGCAAGACCACCTTGCTGCTCGCGTTGGCCGGAAGGCTCGGCAAAGATCTCAAG GCTTCAGGAAAAGTGACCTACAACGGGCACGGCATGGAGGAATTCGTGCCGGAGAGGACGGCGGCTTACATCAGCCAGCACGACCTCCACATCGGAGAGATGACCGTCAGGGAGACACTTGCCTTCTCGGCACGATGCCAGGGTGTTGGCAGTCGCTTTG atatgtTGACTGAGCTGTCAAGGCGAGAGAAGGCAGCGAACATTAAGCCTGACGCCGATATCGATGCATTCATGAAG GCGGCTGCAATGGGAGGACAGGAGGCAAACGTGAACACTGACTATATACTGAAG ATATTAGGACTAGAGATATGCGCTGACACGATGGTTGGGGACGAGATGCTGAGGGGCATCTCAGGTGGGCAAAGAAAGCGTGTTACGACTG GTGAGATGCTGGTTGGGCCAGCCAGGGCGCTCTTCATGGACGAGATCTCCACTGGGCTTGACAGCTCCACTACATTCCAGATAGTGAATTCGCTTAGGCAAACTGTCCACATCCTCGGTGGCACAGCTGTTATCTCCCTGCTGCAGCCGGCGCCTGAGACTTACAACTTGTTTGATGATATCATCCTCCTCTCAGACGGTCAGATTGTGTACCAGGGCCCCCGAGAGGATGTGCTTGAATTCTTCAAGTCCACGGGGTTTAAGTGTCCTGACAGGAAGGGTGTTGCCGACTTCTTGCAAGAA GTGACTTCTAAGAAAGATCAAAGGCAGTACTGGGCGAGGCATGACAAGCCCTACAGGTTTGTGACGGTTAAGGAATTTGTGAGTGCATTCCAGTCGTTCCACACAGGGAGAGCTATAGCAAACGAACTTGCTGTTCCGTTTGATAAGAGTAAGAGCCATCCTGCCGCACTGGCTACCACAAGGTACGGTGCTCCTGGCAAGGAGCTGCTGAAGGCAAATATTGACAGGGAGATTCTCCTCATGAAGAGGAACTCTTTCGTCTACATGTTCAGAACCTTCCAG TTGATGGTGGTGTCACTCATTGCAATGACACTCTTCTTCCGTACGAAAATGAAACGTGATTCTGTGACCAGCGGGGGCATCTACATGGGCGCACTCTTCTTTGGTGTGCTTATGATCATGTTCAATGGTTTCTCAGAGCTTGCGCTCACTGTCTTTAAGTTGCCTGTTTTCTTCAAGCAGAGGGATCTCCTTTTTTATCCTGCATGGTCGTACACTATACCCTCATGGATTCTCAAGATCCCAATCACGTTTATTGAGGTTGGTGGGTATGTGTTCTTAACATACTACGTCATTGGGTTTGACTCAAACGTGGGCAG CTTCTTCAAGCAGTATTTGCTCATGTTAGCAATCAATCAGATGGCGGGATCACTTTTCCGATTCATTGGTGGGGCAGCGAGGAACATGATTGTTGCAAATGTCTTTGCATCATTCATGCTGCTAATTTTTATGGTATTGGGTGGATTCATTCTAGCAAGAG AGCAAGTGAAGAAATGGTGGATTTGGGGCTACTGGATATCCCCGATGATGTACGCCCAGAATGCCATCTCAGTTAATGAACTCATGGGGCACAGCTGGAACAAAATTGTGAATAGCTCTGCCTCCAATGAGACCCTTGGTGTGCAAGTCCTCAAGTCCCGTGGAGTATTCCCTGAAGCCAGGTGGTATTGGATTGGGTTTGGTGCAATGATCGGCTTCACCATCCTTTTCAATGCTCTCTTCACCCTTGCCCTTACATACCTCAGGC CATATGGAAATTCCCGTCAGTCAGTATCAGAAGAGGAACTGAAAGAGAAGCGTGCCAATCTGAATGGTGAGATTGTGGGTGACGTTCACTTGTCATCTGGAAGTACGCGTAGGCCAATGGGAAACGGCACTGAAAATGATTCAACAATTGTTGTTGATGATACTGAGGTTACTCAAAGGGGGATGGTTCTCCCATTTACTCCGCTTTCACTCAGCTTTGACAATGTCAGATATTCTGTTGACATGCCACAG GAAATGAAAGCACAAGGTGTAGCTGATGACCGGTTGGAGCTCCTCAAAGGTGTTAGTGGTTCATTCAGGCCAGGGGTGTTGACTGCACTAATGGGTGTCAGTGGTGCTGGCAAGACAACACTGATGGATGTATTGGCTGGGAGAAAGACCGGTGGGTACATTGAAGGAAGCATCAACATTTcaggatatccaaagaaacaagaGACTTTTGCACGTGTGTCTGGATACTGTGAGCAGAACGATATCCACTCACCGCAGGTCACAGTCTATGAGTCGCTACTTTTCTCAGCATGGCTCCGTCTTCCTGAGGATGTAGATTCCAACACTAGAAAG ATGTTCATTGAGGAGGTGATGGAGCTTGTGGAGCTCAAGTCACTGAGAGATGCTTTGGTTGGGCTTCCTGGAGTGAATGGTCTGTCCACTGAACAAAGAAAGAGGCTAACAATCGCAGTGGAGCTTGTTGCAAACCCTTCGATTATATTCATGGACGAGCCAACCTCAGGGCTTGATGCACGAGCAGCTGCAATTGTGATGAGGACAGTGAGGAACACTGTTAATACTGGCAGAACTGTGGTGTGCACAATTCATCAGCCTAGCATTGACATATTTGAAGCATTTGATGAG CTTTTCCTGATGAAGCGAGGTGGTGAAGAGATCTATGCTGGTCCACTAGGCCATCATTCTTCGGAGCTGATCAAGTATTTTGAG AGTATCCCAGGGGTCAGCAAAATCAAAGATGGCTATAACCCAGCAACATGGATGTTGGAGGTGACAACAATTGGTCAAGAGCAGGCACTTGGTGTTGATTTTAGTGATATATACAAGAAGTCTGAACTTTACCA GAGGAACAAGGCCTTGATAAAGGACCTGAGCCAACCAGCCCCCGATTCAAGTGACCTGTATTTCCCTACCCAATATTCTCAGTCTTCTTTAACACAATGCATGGCTTGCCTGTGGAAGCAAAACCTGTCATACTGGAGGAACCCTCCTTACAATGCCGTTAGGTTCTTTTTCACTACTGTCATTGCTCTTCTCTTTGGTACCATCTTCTGGGACCTTGGCGGCAAAGT GACGAAGTCACAAGACTTGTTCAATGCCATGGGGTCAATGTATGCAGCAGTGCTGTTCATCGGTGTCATGAACTGTACATCTGTTCAGCCAGTGGTGGCCGTGGAGCGGACAGTCTTTTACCGTGAAAGGGCTGCCGGCATGTACTCGGCGTTTCCATATGCATTTGGCCAG GTTGTCATTGAGATCCCATACACACTGGTTCAGGCTACTGTATACGGGATCATAGTGTATGCGATGATTGGGTTCGAGTGGACGGCTGCCAAGTTCTTCTGGTACCTCTTCTTCATGGTCTTCACGCTCCTCTACTTCACATTCTACGGCATGATGGCGGTCGGCCTGACACCGAACTACCACATTGCCTCGATCGTCTCATCGGCGTTCTACGCCATCTGGAATCTCTTCTCCGGCTTCGTCATCCCCCGACCT AGAGTCCCAATCTGGTGGAGATGGTATTGCTGGGCGTGCCCCGTCGCGTGGACGCTGTACGGCCTCGTCGTCTCCCAGTTCGGTGACATCGAGACGCCGATGGAAGACGGCACCCCTGTGAAGGTGTTTGTGGAGAACTACTTCGGCTTCAAGCACAGCTGGTTGGGCTGGGTGGCCACCGTGGTCGCTGCCTTCGCTTTCCTCTTCGCTTCCTTGTTTGGCTTCGCTATCATGAAGTTCAACTTCCAGAAGAGATGA